Proteins encoded within one genomic window of Thermoplasmata archaeon:
- the sucC gene encoding ADP-forming succinate--CoA ligase subunit beta: MVKLAEWRGKRLFRNYGIALPRGEVARSAEEAESLIRRGAVPLPCVIKAQVLAGGRGKGGAVRFASTPEEARNAAAAILGLEFKGEKVRELLLEEKLAIGKELYLSITLDRSLRVPIVIASPQGGVEIESVDDAAIDRTPVDPFPGLAAYERRKIARSLGLSGGPATVLDALLSSLWRLFVAEDAELVEINPLAVVGEGLVALDAKVVIEDDAAFRHPEYAEIRDDRTPLEEIAREKEIAFVQLDGNIGVIANGAGLTMATLDVLKEFGGEPGVFLDLGGTDDPKKVTEAFLLMARARPKAVFLNIFGGVTRCDTVANGLVAAMQQVPPADRFPLVARIRGNNETEGIEILRRSGITSIPSLKESAQAAVAAARGSA; the protein is encoded by the coding sequence ATGGTCAAGCTCGCGGAGTGGCGAGGTAAGCGTCTCTTCCGGAACTACGGGATCGCGCTGCCCCGCGGCGAGGTCGCCCGCTCCGCCGAAGAGGCGGAGTCGCTGATCCGCCGCGGGGCCGTCCCGCTCCCCTGCGTGATCAAGGCGCAGGTGCTCGCCGGGGGCCGCGGCAAGGGCGGTGCGGTGAGGTTCGCGTCCACGCCCGAGGAGGCGCGGAACGCCGCGGCCGCCATCCTCGGCCTCGAGTTCAAGGGCGAGAAGGTCCGCGAGCTCCTCCTGGAGGAGAAGCTCGCGATCGGCAAGGAACTCTACCTCTCGATCACGCTGGATCGCTCACTGCGCGTTCCGATCGTCATCGCGAGCCCGCAGGGAGGCGTCGAGATCGAGTCGGTCGACGACGCGGCGATCGACCGGACCCCCGTCGACCCGTTCCCCGGGCTCGCCGCCTACGAGCGCCGGAAGATCGCTCGGTCGCTCGGGCTGTCGGGAGGTCCGGCGACGGTCCTCGACGCGCTGCTCTCGTCGCTGTGGCGGCTCTTCGTCGCGGAGGACGCGGAGCTCGTCGAGATCAATCCGCTCGCGGTCGTGGGGGAGGGACTCGTCGCGCTGGACGCGAAGGTGGTCATCGAGGACGACGCGGCGTTCCGCCATCCGGAGTACGCCGAGATCCGCGACGATCGGACGCCGCTCGAGGAGATCGCCCGCGAGAAGGAGATAGCGTTCGTACAGCTCGACGGCAACATCGGCGTGATCGCGAACGGTGCCGGTCTCACGATGGCGACCCTCGACGTGCTGAAGGAGTTCGGGGGCGAGCCCGGGGTCTTCCTCGACCTCGGGGGAACCGACGACCCCAAGAAGGTCACCGAGGCGTTCCTGCTGATGGCCCGGGCGCGGCCCAAGGCCGTCTTCCTCAACATCTTCGGCGGCGTCACGCGGTGCGACACGGTCGCGAACGGCCTGGTGGCCGCCATGCAGCAGGTACCGCCCGCGGACCGGTTCCCGCTCGTCGCGCGGATCCGCGGGAACAACGAGACCGAGGGCATCGAGATCCTGCGACGCAGCGGCATCACGTCGATCCCGAGCCTCAAGGAGTCCGCGCAGGCCGCGGTGGCGGCCGCGCGGGGGTCTGCATGA
- the coaBC gene encoding bifunctional phosphopantothenoylcysteine decarboxylase/phosphopantothenate--cysteine ligase CoaBC, with amino-acid sequence MAVHPSRVIRGRTTRLLEGRRVLVGVSGSIAAVEVPKIVRELIRHGADVNAVMSAEATRIVTPEALEFATGHPAVTQLTGNVEHVTLLGPGEDRVSLYLIAPATANTISKVAHGIDDTPVTSCASVALGGGVPILIAPAMHAHMAQNPAVAESLDKLRRWGVGIIPGASAEGEEKIASPEEVAAAVLHRLGRGPWTGRSVVVIGGASREPLDAVRSITNESSGTTAVALATQAHFRGAEVELWAGAMQVPVPPYLARRSWRSVGDLVALAREHRSALASAAAIFVPAALSDFTLEPRSGKIASRGQPQLALTLTRAPKVLTELRRWAPPPTRLVGFKLLAGEAARRLEEEGEALRAESGVDWVVANDIASMGSTSTEALVIGRGTVPHWIRGPKIEFAGLLLDEVGRDLANLDPVSPATPRGAAPRHRTARRRVRGH; translated from the coding sequence ATGGCGGTGCATCCGAGTCGGGTCATCCGTGGCCGGACAACGCGCCTTCTCGAGGGGCGCCGGGTCCTCGTCGGCGTGTCGGGCTCGATCGCCGCGGTCGAGGTCCCGAAGATCGTTCGGGAGCTGATCCGCCACGGCGCCGACGTGAACGCGGTCATGAGCGCCGAGGCGACCCGCATCGTGACTCCCGAGGCGCTCGAGTTCGCCACGGGCCACCCGGCGGTCACGCAGCTGACCGGCAATGTCGAGCACGTGACCCTGCTCGGGCCCGGGGAGGACCGGGTCAGCCTCTACCTGATCGCCCCGGCCACCGCGAACACGATCAGCAAGGTCGCGCACGGCATTGACGACACCCCGGTGACCTCGTGCGCGTCGGTGGCGCTCGGCGGCGGGGTGCCGATCCTGATCGCCCCGGCGATGCACGCGCACATGGCGCAGAACCCGGCGGTCGCCGAGAGCCTCGACAAGCTCCGCCGCTGGGGCGTCGGGATCATCCCGGGCGCGAGCGCCGAGGGAGAGGAGAAGATCGCGAGCCCCGAGGAGGTCGCGGCCGCGGTGCTGCACCGGCTGGGCCGGGGTCCGTGGACCGGCCGATCGGTGGTCGTGATCGGTGGAGCGTCGCGCGAGCCGCTGGACGCCGTCCGGTCGATCACCAACGAGAGTTCGGGAACGACGGCGGTCGCCCTCGCGACCCAGGCACACTTCCGCGGCGCCGAGGTCGAGCTCTGGGCCGGCGCGATGCAGGTGCCGGTCCCGCCATACCTGGCCCGGCGCTCGTGGAGAAGCGTCGGGGATCTCGTCGCGCTCGCGCGCGAGCACCGTTCGGCCCTCGCCTCGGCCGCGGCGATCTTCGTGCCGGCAGCGCTCTCCGACTTCACTCTCGAGCCCCGCTCCGGCAAGATCGCCTCCCGGGGCCAGCCGCAGCTGGCCCTCACGCTCACGCGAGCGCCCAAGGTTCTCACCGAACTGCGCCGGTGGGCCCCGCCCCCGACCCGGCTGGTCGGCTTCAAGCTGCTCGCGGGGGAGGCCGCCCGCCGGCTCGAGGAGGAGGGCGAGGCGTTGCGGGCGGAGTCCGGGGTCGACTGGGTCGTGGCGAACGACATCGCCTCGATGGGGAGCACGAGCACCGAGGCGCTCGTGATCGGGCGGGGCACGGTCCCCCACTGGATCCGCGGGCCGAAGATCGAGTTTGCCGGCCTCCTGCTCGACGAGGTCGGACGGGATCTCGCGAACCTGGACCCGGTGTCGCCGGCCACTCCGCGAGGGGCCGCTCCCCGCCACCGCACGGCGCGACGTCGCGTTCGGGGCCACTGA
- a CDS encoding HAD hydrolase-like protein — protein sequence MGEHRPSGEDPPSAPPDLPLLEGLELPVLTATSQFAEVGRGVGRPRAPVAPRAVRRGVVVFDLDGTILDDLHRISEVAADVMRTAFGTPRDEARVHYLATTGMPFEAQLAQLYPSAPAALRAATARTFHQRKVAEAYAKAKPFGEVSKLLKRLDAESWTLAISTGAETEMAELLLEREGLRYWFDEVLGSADGTKREHLTEYRRRYPGVPIFLVGDSRFDMEAAASTDGVIAMGRASKLPGWTLTPLDLRRWGARWADYSLSALPAALARLARPRAPRTRRASPTRSRGPRRAR from the coding sequence ATGGGCGAGCACCGGCCGTCCGGGGAGGACCCGCCCTCGGCGCCACCCGACCTCCCGTTGCTCGAGGGGCTCGAGCTACCCGTTCTCACCGCGACGAGCCAGTTCGCGGAAGTGGGCCGCGGGGTCGGTCGACCCAGGGCACCGGTGGCGCCGCGGGCCGTGCGTCGAGGGGTGGTCGTGTTCGATCTCGATGGCACGATCCTCGATGACCTGCACCGGATCAGCGAGGTAGCGGCCGACGTGATGCGGACCGCCTTCGGCACCCCGCGGGACGAGGCGCGGGTGCACTACCTCGCGACGACCGGGATGCCGTTCGAGGCCCAGCTGGCCCAGCTCTACCCGTCGGCCCCGGCGGCGCTGCGCGCCGCCACCGCGCGCACGTTCCACCAGCGCAAGGTCGCCGAGGCGTACGCGAAGGCGAAACCATTCGGCGAGGTCTCGAAGCTGTTGAAGCGCCTCGATGCCGAGAGTTGGACGCTCGCGATCTCCACGGGTGCCGAGACCGAGATGGCGGAGCTCTTGCTCGAACGGGAGGGCCTGCGCTACTGGTTCGACGAGGTACTCGGCTCGGCCGACGGCACCAAGCGCGAGCACCTGACCGAATATCGTCGTCGCTACCCCGGCGTCCCGATCTTCCTCGTCGGCGATTCGCGCTTCGACATGGAGGCCGCGGCGTCGACCGACGGGGTCATCGCGATGGGGCGGGCGTCGAAGCTGCCCGGTTGGACCCTCACGCCGCTCGACCTTCGCCGCTGGGGGGCGCGCTGGGCCGACTACTCGCTCTCCGCACTCCCTGCGGCGCTCGCACGGCTCGCGCGACCCCGCGCCCCGCGGACGCGGCGGGCATCGCCGACGCGCTCACGCGGGCCCCGACGGGCGCGTTAG
- a CDS encoding class I SAM-dependent methyltransferase has product MARRATASGMRREFDREAREYDRAARASMPAYSDLHRTLLWGIPFVATRSFRILELGVGTGTLTAQLLGGFPHARLTGIDLSPRMIQRARAKLRPYRERVELIAGDLGRFPLRGYDAVVSALAIHHLTEPEKRRLFRRIYRCLPPGGYFGDADDHLPEDPVFDSRYAEIALRFQGAHVRARSWSSPQQVWHDHERFDRPSTLTAEVAALERAGFPHVGVPWRFFGQAVVWAYR; this is encoded by the coding sequence ATGGCCCGACGCGCGACGGCGAGCGGCATGCGCCGCGAGTTCGATCGGGAGGCGCGCGAGTACGACCGCGCCGCGCGGGCGTCGATGCCCGCCTACAGCGACCTCCACCGGACGCTCCTGTGGGGGATCCCGTTCGTGGCGACGCGCTCGTTCCGCATCCTCGAGCTGGGCGTCGGCACGGGGACCCTCACCGCGCAGCTCCTCGGCGGCTTTCCGCACGCGCGCCTGACGGGCATCGACCTGTCCCCCCGGATGATCCAGCGCGCTCGGGCGAAGCTACGTCCCTACCGGGAGCGCGTCGAGCTGATCGCCGGGGACCTGGGTCGGTTCCCGCTTCGGGGCTACGATGCGGTCGTCTCCGCGCTCGCGATCCACCACCTGACGGAGCCGGAAAAGCGGCGGCTGTTCCGCCGCATCTACCGGTGTCTTCCTCCCGGTGGGTACTTCGGGGACGCGGACGACCACCTGCCCGAGGACCCCGTCTTCGACAGTCGGTACGCCGAGATCGCGCTGCGCTTCCAGGGCGCGCACGTGCGGGCCCGCAGCTGGTCGAGCCCCCAGCAGGTATGGCACGATCACGAGCGGTTCGACCGTCCCTCCACCTTGACGGCGGAGGTCGCCGCGCTGGAGCGCGCGGGATTCCCCCACGTCGGGGTCCCCTGGCGGTTCTTCGGCCAGGCCGTCGTGTGGGCCTACCGATGA